One region of Edaphobacter bradus genomic DNA includes:
- a CDS encoding DMT family transporter has protein sequence MRRLSPSAIAHLLLLGVVMVWGATFALVKDALHDASPLVFNLLRMTLAALVLVAVNRRVLQRLNRRVLLSGLIVGALLATGYQFQTLGLARTTAAKSAFITGLVVVFVPLLTVFPALRPEGTHTPRWTAGAGALLAFAGLLLLTTPAGTSWGNLFTSIGPGDLLTLICALAFAGHLLSLAHTSKRIPAGQLATLQIGAAAVVMAITLPLGGGLYLSVTPRLVLALGITSVLATAAAFTIQSWAQQHLPPTHTAILLTLEPVFAWLTSFLFLHERMSLRSLAGAGLILAGIAVIELLPSAEPVAAHPAS, from the coding sequence GTGCGCCGGCTGAGCCCCTCCGCAATCGCGCACCTGCTTCTGCTCGGCGTCGTCATGGTGTGGGGAGCAACGTTTGCGCTGGTGAAGGATGCGCTGCACGATGCGTCTCCGCTGGTCTTCAATCTGCTTCGCATGACTCTGGCGGCGCTGGTGCTGGTGGCGGTGAATCGTCGTGTGCTTCAAAGGCTTAACCGCCGCGTGCTGCTTTCGGGGTTGATCGTCGGAGCGCTTCTGGCGACGGGATATCAGTTTCAGACGCTGGGCCTGGCGCGTACGACGGCGGCGAAGTCGGCGTTCATCACGGGGCTGGTAGTGGTCTTTGTTCCGCTGCTCACGGTGTTCCCCGCACTGCGGCCGGAGGGAACGCACACTCCGCGATGGACGGCCGGGGCGGGAGCGCTGCTTGCGTTTGCGGGGCTGTTGCTGCTGACGACTCCGGCAGGGACTTCGTGGGGCAATCTCTTCACCAGCATCGGGCCAGGGGATCTGCTGACACTGATCTGCGCGCTTGCCTTTGCGGGGCATCTGCTGTCGCTTGCCCACACGTCGAAGCGGATTCCGGCGGGGCAGCTTGCGACGCTGCAGATCGGCGCGGCGGCCGTGGTGATGGCGATAACGCTTCCGCTGGGAGGCGGACTGTACCTCAGCGTGACTCCGCGGCTGGTGCTGGCGCTGGGGATCACAAGCGTGCTGGCGACGGCTGCGGCGTTCACGATCCAAAGCTGGGCGCAGCAGCATCTTCCGCCGACCCACACGGCGATCCTGCTTACGCTGGAGCCGGTGTTTGCCTGGCTGACGTCGTTCCTGTTTCTGCACGAACGAATGAGTCTCCGTTCACTGGCTGGAGCGGGGCTGATTCTGGCGGGGATTGCCGTGATTGAGCTTTTGCCGTCTGCAGAGCCGGTGGCCGCGCATCCGGCGTCGTAA
- a CDS encoding trypsin-like peptidase domain-containing protein — METPTSTSPTLLDRIRNQRLTTTFALLATLSTGILVGSVLTHGVSGKEQAVNSSDAKPLAIPAPSTLSNGFSQVVKEVGPAVVNINTESLPKQNARVHRRGQRPPQGDDQDQQQGDMQDFFNRFFGGQGGGDGDDDGNPIGGERRALGSGFIVDPRGYIITNNHVIDKADKIYVRLSTDPDNGNDNEGRPAHVVGVDKDTDIAVIKIDSEKPLPTIKLGNSDGAQVGDWVLAVGSPFGLSQTVSAGIVSAKNRSIDEPGPSGVSQSQFQKFIQTDAAINPGNSGGPLVDMSGSVIGMNTAIFTQSMGSQGVGFAMPSNTIANVYNMLIGPEHKVVRGSIGISFQPTLSSAVGRMYGFTNGVLVSTVTANGGAARAGLQPGDVIVSVDDRKIKDGDDLVNDISARRVGSSVRLGYLRNGKQQTANVVIGDRAKTYADITGGDNEENANPQESDAGQNKLGIRVDAIPPTIAQRTGIHSGVIVTDVKAGSFADEIGLGKGAIITEINKKPVTDLASFRTIVNDLKSKEDVVFVIHNPTQKNSGNSYVGGTLP; from the coding sequence ATGGAAACTCCGACAAGCACTTCTCCAACTCTGCTGGATCGCATCCGAAATCAGCGTCTGACGACGACGTTTGCGCTTCTCGCGACGCTCTCTACCGGGATTCTGGTGGGCTCGGTTCTCACGCATGGCGTGAGTGGCAAGGAGCAGGCGGTCAACAGCTCCGATGCGAAGCCTCTGGCGATTCCCGCTCCCAGCACACTCTCCAACGGCTTCTCGCAGGTCGTGAAAGAAGTCGGACCGGCCGTTGTGAACATCAATACAGAATCGTTGCCGAAGCAGAACGCTCGCGTCCACCGGCGCGGCCAGCGCCCTCCGCAAGGGGATGACCAGGACCAGCAGCAGGGCGACATGCAGGACTTCTTCAACCGCTTCTTCGGCGGTCAGGGCGGTGGCGATGGCGACGATGACGGCAACCCCATCGGCGGCGAGCGCCGCGCGCTTGGATCGGGCTTCATCGTCGATCCACGCGGATACATCATCACCAACAACCACGTGATCGACAAGGCCGACAAGATCTATGTGCGGCTCTCGACCGATCCGGACAACGGCAATGACAACGAGGGCCGTCCGGCGCACGTGGTCGGCGTCGACAAGGACACCGACATCGCCGTGATCAAGATCGATTCGGAGAAGCCTCTGCCGACGATCAAGCTCGGCAACTCGGACGGCGCGCAGGTGGGCGACTGGGTGTTGGCAGTCGGCAGCCCATTCGGACTTTCGCAGACGGTCTCGGCGGGCATCGTCTCGGCGAAGAACCGCTCGATCGATGAGCCCGGCCCGAGCGGTGTCTCGCAGTCACAGTTCCAGAAGTTCATCCAGACCGATGCGGCGATCAACCCGGGCAACTCGGGCGGCCCGCTGGTGGATATGTCCGGCAGCGTGATCGGCATGAACACGGCGATCTTTACGCAGTCGATGGGTTCGCAGGGCGTTGGCTTTGCGATGCCGTCGAACACGATCGCCAACGTCTACAACATGCTCATCGGACCGGAGCACAAGGTGGTTCGCGGTTCGATCGGCATCAGCTTCCAGCCGACGCTGAGCTCTGCTGTGGGACGGATGTATGGCTTCACCAATGGCGTTCTGGTGAGCACGGTGACTGCCAACGGCGGCGCGGCCAGGGCAGGACTGCAGCCGGGTGACGTGATCGTCTCGGTGGATGACCGCAAGATCAAGGACGGCGACGATCTGGTGAACGACATCTCTGCCCGCAGGGTTGGCTCGAGCGTGAGGCTCGGCTACCTCCGCAACGGCAAGCAGCAGACCGCGAATGTCGTGATCGGCGACCGCGCGAAGACGTACGCCGACATCACAGGCGGCGACAACGAAGAAAATGCCAATCCGCAGGAGTCGGACGCCGGGCAGAACAAGCTCGGGATCCGAGTGGACGCGATTCCGCCGACGATTGCTCAGCGGACGGGAATCCACAGCGGCGTGATCGTCACCGACGTGAAGGCGGGCTCGTTCGCCGATGAGATCGGGCTCGGCAAGGGCGCGATCATCACGGAGATCAACAAGAAGCCGGTGACCGACCTGGCCAGCTTCCGGACGATCGTCAACGACCTTAAGTCCAAGGAAGACGTGGTCTTCGTGATCCACAACCCCACGCAGAAGAACAGCGGGAACTCCTACGTGGGCGGCACGCTTCCGTAG
- a CDS encoding peptidoglycan-binding domain-containing protein: MFAGRVLLTVLMITTALPSVAMAHPRRGPTSHRFFKKHSTATASTPKRMIGQRSIDDGRATEIQTALIRFGYLSGQASGHWDAQTEAAMQKYQSDNGWQTKLIPDSRAIIKLGLGPSHDSSKATAPASSELSASTSLRPPQQ, translated from the coding sequence ATGTTTGCAGGTCGAGTTCTGCTCACCGTTCTTATGATTACGACTGCGCTTCCGAGCGTGGCCATGGCACATCCGCGACGAGGTCCGACCTCGCACCGCTTCTTCAAGAAGCATTCGACGGCTACTGCCAGTACCCCCAAGCGAATGATCGGGCAGCGTTCGATTGACGACGGCCGCGCGACGGAGATCCAGACGGCGCTGATCCGCTTCGGCTACCTCTCGGGGCAGGCCAGCGGCCACTGGGACGCGCAGACCGAGGCGGCGATGCAGAAGTATCAGTCGGACAACGGCTGGCAGACCAAGCTGATTCCGGACTCGCGCGCCATCATCAAGCTCGGACTTGGGCCCTCGCACGACTCCTCGAAAGCGACGGCTCCCGCTTCGTCGGAGCTGAGCGCCTCGACTTCGCTTCGCCCTCCCCAGCAGTAA